Proteins from one Microcaecilia unicolor chromosome 2, aMicUni1.1, whole genome shotgun sequence genomic window:
- the LOC115463438 gene encoding PRA1 family protein 2-like, producing MDVQLPPLRSMDEFLLNSARFSPPMIGDMQRWNNRVINNLLYYQTNYGVLLLGQLLIGGYFRPLKMLLCVFVLFFTFLAFVWAAETQALVRRFRRKHPTYCLLGILLTSFLILYLAGSTVVLLLVYIFPFLLIIIHASLRLRNLRNKIENRLTNIGLKRTPMGLLLEALGQEQEAGS from the exons ATGGATGTGCAACTGCCCCCCTTGCGCTCAATGGATGAGTTTCTGCTGAACTCGGCTCGCTTCTCTCCTCCCATGATTGGGGACATGCAGCGTTGGAACAATCGTGTGATCAACAATCTCCTCTATTACCAGACGAACTACGGCGTACTGCTACTGGGGCAACTCCTGATAGGGGG GTATTTCCGGCCCCTGAAGATGCTCCTCTgtgtctttgtgctttttttcaccTTCTTGGCCTTCGTGTGGGCAGCAGAGACTCAGGCTCTAGTGCGACGCTTCCGTCGGAAGCACCCGAcctactgcctccttggtatccTTCTCACCAGCTTCTTGATCTTGTATCTTGCTGGGAGCACAGTTGTTCTCCTGTTAGTGTAcatctttcctttccttt TGATCATTATCCATGCTTCCCTACGCCTGCGGAATCTGAGGAACAAGATTGAGAATAGGCTGACAAACATTGGGCTGAAGCGGACGCCCATGGGGTTGCTGCTGGAAGCACTAGGACAAGAACAGGAAGCAGGATCCTGA